The DNA sequence TGCCCCAGCCGCGCCTGCCAGTCGAGCCGTTCGACCTTGTAGACCACGCCATCGATATCGAACGGCAGATCGGCACGCCGCGTTTCGATGTCGCGCGTGAACGCCAGCGCCGCTTCGATATCGGGGCATATGGCGCGCAACGGGCCGATGTCGAACCCCCATGCCGCGATGCTCGCCATCATCGCGCTCTGCGTCGCCGGCAGCGGGCCGCTGACCTCCCCCCAGCCATGCGCCAGAAACGCCAGCGGCCGGGCCGCGGTGATATTGGAATCGAGCTGGCGCAGCGACCCGGCGGCGGCGTTGCGCGGGTTGGCGAAGACCTTGTCCCCGGCCGCCGCCTGACGGGCATTGAGCGCCAGGAAGGCGGCGCGCAGCATATAGACTTCGCCGCGCACCTCCACGACATCGGGCGCATCGGCCGGCAGGGTCATCGTCAACCCCGCGACATGGGCGATATTGGCGGTCACATCCTCGCCGACCGCGCCGTCGCCGCGCGTCGCCGCGGTCACCAGCCGACGCTGTTCATAGCGCAGGCTTGCCGACAGGCCGTCGATCTTGGCTTCTGCCAGCAGCGCCACCGGATCGTCGGCGGACAGGCCGAGGAAGCGCCGCACGCGCCCCACGAACTCGCGCGCCTCATCGTCCGAAAACACATTGTCGAGGCTCAGCATCGGCCGGGCATGCGTCACCTTGGCAAAGCCCGCCGCCGGCGCCGCACCGACAACCAGATTGGGGCTGTCGCCGCGTACCAGATGCGGGAATGCCGCCTCGATTTCGGCATTGCGCCGCACCAGCGCGTCATAATCGGCGTCGGAAATCAGCGGCGCATCTTCGCCGTGATAGGCGCGTGCATGCGCCGCGATCTCGGCCGCCAGACGCGCCAGGGCATCGGCGGCTTCGGCCTCGGTCAGGGTGACGGTGTCCATGGGCGCCGCGATAGCACTCCCGCTGCGCCGATGGGAGGGGCCGCTTGACTTGCGGCAGCGCCGATGGCCCCTGTCGGCGCCATGAACCCGCTCTATGCCGCCATGCCGACAACGATCTTCGAAACCATGTCGGCGCGGGCGCGTGCCAGCGGCGCGATCAACCTTGGCCAGGGGTTCCCCGATTCGGGCTGGCCGCAGGACGTGCTCGATGCCGCCGCGACGGCGCTTTTGCAGGGCAGCAACCAATATCCGCCAATGCCCGGAACGCCCGAACTGCGCCGCGCCATCGCCGACCATTATCGCGTCCATCAGGACGTCGACCTCGACTGGCAGCGCGAAGTCACCGTGACCTCCGGCGCCACCGAAGCGCTGGCGGCGGCGCTGCTGGCGCTGATCACCCCCGGCGACGAGGTCATCCTGTTCCAGCCGCTATACGATGCCTATCTGCCGCTGGTCCGCCGCGCCGGCGGCGTGCCGGTGCTGGTGCCGCTGGCGCCGCCGCACTGGCAGTTCGACGCGGCGATGCTTTCCGCCGCCTTCAGCCCGCGCACCCGCGTCGTCCTCATCAACAACCCGCTCAACCCCAGCGCGTCGACCTTCGATCGCACCGCACTAGAAATGCTTGCCGGCTTTGCCGAACGCCACGACGTCGTGGTGATCGCCGACGAGGTCTGGGAACATGTCGTTTTCGATGGCGCCATGCACAGCAGCGTCCTGTCGGTGCCGGCCTTGCGCCATCGCAGCGTCAAGATCGGATCGGCGGGCAAGATCTTCGCGCTGACGGGATGGAAGGTCGGCTGGATGTGCGCGGCGCCCGAACTGACGCACGCGCTCGCCCGGTCGCACCAGTTCCTGACCTTCACCACCCCGCCCAACCTGCAGGCCGGCGTTGCGCATGGCCTTGGCAAGGACCCCGGCTGGTTCGCGGCCATGCGCGCCGGCTTTCAACGCTCGCGCGACCGGCTGGTCGATGGCCTGGTCGGCGCCGGCTATGCCATGCTGCCCAGCGCCGGCACCTGGTTCGTTTCGGTCGATCTTGCCGGCTCGGCAATTCCGCACGGCGACATCGTCGTTGCCGACCGACTGCTCGACGCCGGCGTCGCCAGCATTCCGGTCTCGGCTTTCTACGCCGAGGACGCCGTCACCACGACGTTGCGCCTGTGCTTTGCCAAGCACGATGCCACGATCGACGTCGCCATCAGCCGGCTGGCCGCCGCGCGCACGGGCCTGTCACGATCCGGCTGACCGCGGTCGGCGACAATCCTGTACCTTGGAGCAATGCAAATACAACGAAGGCGGAAGTGGCACAGCCAAAGCTGTGTCGCACATCCGCCTGTCGATACCGTTCCCGATCACGCCGACAGCCCTCCCCGTCAGCGTGCTGCAATCATGGCAGACGAATCAGCGATTGACCAGCGTTCAGCGGCGCGACTTGAACGGCCATTCGATGACGCGCCCGGCCCATAACGCCCACCAAACGACCACCGGCTGGAACAGCAGTCGCGGGGCATGATACCCCCAGCCAAGCACCTGCCCGCCGACAGCGATGCCATGGCCCAGATTATCGACTGCATGCTTGATATTGGCCGGAAAAACCGCGATCGCATAGACCGCCATGGCGATCCCGCCGAGCCGGTTGGCGCGGGCGTCGGGCCAGGCCAGCAAGGCCGCGCCGACCAGTTCCCAACCGCCGGTCAGGGCAATCACCATCTGCGGAAGTGGTACCCATTCCGGCATGATTGGCGCAAATGCGCCAGGGTTGCGCAAATGGAGTATGCCGGCCCCGAAATAGATCAGCGCCAGCAGCCAGCGGAGCCCGGTGCGCCAATGGTCCCGGGTCATCGCGCGAGCAACTTGCCGGCCTGGGCCCGTGCTTCGTCGGTGACATCGGCGCCCGACAGCATCCGTGCAATCTCCTCGCGCCGCTCGGCCGCCGACAGCGGCACCACCGCAGTCCGCGTCACCCCATCCGCCACGGCCTTGGCGATCCGCCACTGGTGGGCGCCGCGCGCCGCCACCTGCGGGCTATGGGTCACCACCAGCACCTGCGTCGCCTCCGCCAGCCGCGCCAGACGATCGCCGATCGCCGAGGCAACGGCGCCGCCGACGCCGCGGTCGATCTCGTCGAAGATGATCGTGCCGGCGCTGCCGGTCGCCGCCAGTGCCACTTTCAACGCCAGCACGAAACGGGACAGTTCGCCGCCCGAGGCGATCTTGATCAGCGGCGCAAAGGGCGCGCCGGGGTTGGTCGAAATCTCGAATTCCACCCGCTCGGCCCCGTCCGGACCGGCATCGGCCGGCGCCACCACCGTGCGGAACCGGGCGGCATCGAGCTTCAGTGGCGCCAGTTCGGCCGCCACCGCCGTATCGAGCCGCGCGGCCGCCGCCCGCCGGGCCGCGCCCAGCACCGTCGCCAGGGTGCGATAGCTGGCCTCTGCCGTCGCCGTCGCCGCCTTCAGTGCCTTTAGTCCGCCCTCGCCCGCGACCAGCGCCGCCGCCCGCGCCATCAGCGTTTCCGCCAGTTCGGCGAGCGCATCCGCCTCGACCCGGTGCTTGCGCGCCATCGCCCGCAGCTCGAACAGCCGCGCCTCCGTCGCTTCCAGCCGCGCCGGGTCGGCATCGAGCGCCTGCACCGCTGCCGCCAGCCGTTCTTCGGCTTCGCCGGCCTCGATCAGCGCCCGGTCCAGGCTTTCCACCGCCTCGGCGAGCAGCGGATGTTCGCCGCCGATGCGGTCGAGCCGCCGCGCGGCCTGCGCCAGCCGCTCGGTGCCGCCGTCGCGCCCCGACAACAGCGTCTCGACCGCGCTCAGATCGTCGGTCAGCCGCGCGCCCTTCTGCATCGCTGCGCGCGCTTCGGCGAGTTCCGCCTCCTCCCCCGGCAGCGCGTTGAGCGCGGTCAGTTCGGCGACGGCATGGTCGAGCCATTCGCGATCGCGCTGGTCGGCCACCAGCCGCGCCGCGGCTTCGGTCTCCGCTGCCGCCGCCGCTTGCCAGGCTGCCCAGGCGCCGCGCACCGCGGCAACCTCGGCCGCCAGACCGGCAAAACTGTCGAGCAGCGCGCGATGGCCGCGCGCCGCGAGCAGGCCGCGGTCGTCCGACTGGCCGTGTATTTCGACGAGGGTCGCGCCGATTTCGCGCAGCAGGGCCGCCGACACCGGCGCGTCGTTGACATAGGCGCGGCTGCCGCCGTCGGCCTTCAGCTGGCGCCGCACGATGATCGGGGCCCCGGCCTCGCCATCAATGTCATTGGCCGCCAGCAGCTGCCGCGCCGGATGCCGCGGCCCGACGCTGAATTCCGCTGTCACCCGCGCCGCATCGGCACCGCTGCGCACCAGCCCGGTATCGGCACGCCCGCCGAGAATAAGGCCCAGCGCATCGAGCAGGATCGACTTGCCGGCCCCGGTTTCACCGGTCAGCACCGACAGCCCACCGGCAAAATCCACGGCAAGCGCCTCGATCAGGACGATGTTGCGGATATCGAGAAGGGTCAGCACGCCACCGTCTTAGCGCGTGCAGGACCTGCCGTCTCCCCAGCTTTCGCTTCGGCTGGCGGCAAGACTGTCGCTGCCGATCTAGAAGCCGCAGGCCTTGCGGAAATCGGCCGTCCGGGCCGCGCCGGGCACCGGCGCCATGCGCCGACCGGCAAAGATCACCGTCGTCAGGCGCGGCACCCGGTCCAGCGCGGTCAGGAAGGCGGCCGGGTCGACGATGCGGGCATCGATCCGGCTGGTCCCGCCGGGGCCGGTGACGCGGCCGGTGGCGGCAAAAGCCTGTTCCGTGCGGCCCAGGAAAACACTCAACTCGGTCGGGAACGTGCCCGAGCTGACACCGCGCGGCGGACTGCCGGCCCAGGTCGAAAGGCTCAGCATGCCGCCGCTGCAATCGAACCGGAAGGCGTCGCGATCGACCCCGGGTGTGCCGAACACCAGCGCGGCGGCATTCGCTCCGGGTTCGAGGGTCCAGCCGGCCGCGACGGCCGAGGCAGGCATTGCAGCCGCGGCAAGCCCCACTGAAACAGGGAGAGCGAGAGCGGAGGGACGGATGCGCATGGCGTGCTTTTACGGCTGGCGCGACGGCTCCGCCAGTCCAAAACCGGGAGCGGGGCCGGGTCGCAACCGCTGGCGACATGGCCCTTGTCCGGACCCCTGCGCCAGGCAGCCAAGGTGCAGTGCTGTCCCTGTTTTCCCTTGCACCGCGCCCAAAAATCCCTATACCGCCCTGCTTCACGCAACCCGGGGTTTCCGGCGGCATATGTGTGCCAATCGACCCTCCGACGCCGACGCCGAAAAGCCGATGTTTTTCGGGGGAAGCGCCCAACGACAAAGATGACAGGTGCCGCATGGCCGTTCCGAAACGCAAGACTTCGCCTTCCAAGCGCAACATGCGCCGCAGCCACCATGCGCTGACCCCGGTCATCTCGCAGGAATGCCCGAATTGCGGCGAGCTCAAGCTGCCGCACAATCTGTGCAATTCCTGCGGGCACTATAACGGCCGCGAAGTCGTCGAAATCCAGGCCTGACCCTGTTGCGACCGCTGGGGCATTGGCCGGCCAGATGACCAGCGGCGCAAGCACGCCAGCGATCATCCCCGTCACGGCGCCGGTGATCGCGCTTGATGTGATGGGCGGGGACGCCGGGCTGGCCGATGTGATGGCCGCGGCCGACGTCGCCTCCGAACGCTATCCGCGGCTGCGCTTTCGCCTGCACGGGCCGGAAGCGCGGATCAAGGCCGAACTGGCGCGGTGTCCGCGCCTGTCCACGGCCACCATCGTCCATACCGACGAGGTCGTGCTCGGCACCGACAAGCCGTCGCAGGCGCTGCGCCGCGGCCGCACCTCGTCGATGGGCATGGCGATCGATTCGGTGAAGCAGGGCGCCGCCCATGCCGCCGTGTCGGCGGGTAACACCGGCGCGTTGATGGCGATGTCGCTGTTCGCGCTGCGCACCATGCCTGGCATCGACAGGCCGGCGCTTGCCGCGCTGCTGCCGACGCTGAAGAATGATTCGGTGGTGCTCGACCTTGGCGCCAACACCGAATGCGACGCCGAAAATCTGGTCCAGTTCGCGGTCATGGGCGCTGCCTTTGCCCGCACCGTCCTTGGCCTGGAAAAGCCCCGCGTTGCCCTGCTCAACATCGGCGAGGAGGAGCTGAAGGGCACCGACGAGATCCGTGACGCCGCAGCCCTTTTGCGCGGCGCCGCGCTGCCGATGACCTTCGAAGGCTTTGTCGAAGGCGACAAGATCGGCCAGGGCAATGTCGATGTCATCGTCACCGACGGCTTTTCGGGCAATATCGCGCTGAAGACCGCCGAGGGCACCGGCAAGCTTGTCGTCGGTCTGCTGACCCGCGCCTTCCAGTCGAGCTGGCTGACGCAGCTCGGCTATCTGCTGTCGCGCGGCGCGCTTCGGGCCCTGCGTGCGCATCTCGATCCCAATGCCCATAATGGCGCAGTGTTCCTCGGCCTGAACGGCATCATCGTCAAAAGCCATGGTTCGGCGAACGTCCTCGGCATCGCCAACGCCATCGGCGTCGCCCATGACCTGATTGTCGGCAATGTCGGCGACCGCATCCTGCAGGACCTGGCCAATTTCCAGGCGCATCGCCCGGCAGTGGCGGACGATGCGGCCGACGCCGCCGAAACCGTCGGCAAGGCATGATCCGCGCGCGCATCATCGGTACCGGCAGCTATCTGCCCGCCGACGTCGTCAGCAACGCAGCGCTGGCCGCGCGCGTCGACACCAGCGACGAATGGATTGTCGAGCGTACCGGCATCCGCCAGCGCCATATCGCGGCGGAGGGCGAATTCACGTCGGACCTCGGCGTTGCCGCCGCACGCCGCGCGCTCGCCAATGCCGGTCTCGATGCCGCCGACATCGACCTCATCATCGTCGCCACCGCGACCCCCGATCAGACCTTTCCCGCCTGCGCCACCGTCATCCAGCACAAGCTCGGCATGGTCCATGGCGTCGCCTTCGACATCGCCGCCGTCTGCTCGGGGTTTCTCTATGCCCTGTCGGTTGCCGATGCGCTGATCACATCGGGCGCACACCGGGCGGCGCTGGTCATCGGCGCCGAAACCTTCTCGCGCCTGCTCGACTGGGAAGACCGCACCACCTGCGTGCTGTTCGGCGATGGTGCCGGCGCCGTGGTGCTGCGCGCCGAAACCGGCACCGGCGCCAACACCGACCGCGGCATCCTTGCCCACCGCCTGCATTCCGATGGCCGCTATAACGACCTGCTGTTCGTCGATGGCGGGCCGGGGTCGACCGGCACCACCGGCAAGCTGCGGATGAAGGGCAAGGAAGTCTTTCGCCACGCCGTCACCAACCTGGCCGGCGTGGTCGCCGAAACGCTCGATACCATCGGCCTGTCGGCGAGCGACGTCGCCTGGATCATCCCGCACCAGGCCAATCTGCGCATCCTTGAAGGCACGGCGCGCAAGCTCGGCCTGCCCATGGACCGGGTGGTGGTGACGGTCGATCGGCACGCCAACACCTCGGCCGCGTCAGTGCCGCTGGCGCTCGACACCGCAGTCGGCGACGGCCGCATCCAGCCGGGCGACCTGCTGCTGCTGGAGGCCATGGGCGGCGGATTCACCTGGGGCGCCGCCGCCGTTCGCTGGTAGGCGCGGGATCCGTGGCGCCGGGCTTGCCTGTCGCCGCCGGATGGTCAATGATATCAGCGGCAACAGCTGGGGGGACATCATGAATCGCATCGAAGCAACAAGTCTGACGCGGGCCGACCTGGCCAGCGCCGTGCAATCGCAGATCGGCCTGTCGCGCGCCGAATCGGCCCAGCTGGTCGAAACGGTCCTCGACGAGATCAGCGACGTCCTTGTGGCGGGCGACAATGTCAAGATTTCGTCGTTCGGCAGCTTTGTCTTGCGCAACAAGGGTCTGCGCGTCGG is a window from the Polymorphobacter fuscus genome containing:
- a CDS encoding aminotransferase gives rise to the protein MNPLYAAMPTTIFETMSARARASGAINLGQGFPDSGWPQDVLDAAATALLQGSNQYPPMPGTPELRRAIADHYRVHQDVDLDWQREVTVTSGATEALAAALLALITPGDEVILFQPLYDAYLPLVRRAGGVPVLVPLAPPHWQFDAAMLSAAFSPRTRVVLINNPLNPSASTFDRTALEMLAGFAERHDVVVIADEVWEHVVFDGAMHSSVLSVPALRHRSVKIGSAGKIFALTGWKVGWMCAAPELTHALARSHQFLTFTTPPNLQAGVAHGLGKDPGWFAAMRAGFQRSRDRLVDGLVGAGYAMLPSAGTWFVSVDLAGSAIPHGDIVVADRLLDAGVASIPVSAFYAEDAVTTTLRLCFAKHDATIDVAISRLAAARTGLSRSG
- the recN gene encoding DNA repair protein RecN, which produces MLTLLDIRNIVLIEALAVDFAGGLSVLTGETGAGKSILLDALGLILGGRADTGLVRSGADAARVTAEFSVGPRHPARQLLAANDIDGEAGAPIIVRRQLKADGGSRAYVNDAPVSAALLREIGATLVEIHGQSDDRGLLAARGHRALLDSFAGLAAEVAAVRGAWAAWQAAAAAETEAAARLVADQRDREWLDHAVAELTALNALPGEEAELAEARAAMQKGARLTDDLSAVETLLSGRDGGTERLAQAARRLDRIGGEHPLLAEAVESLDRALIEAGEAEERLAAAVQALDADPARLEATEARLFELRAMARKHRVEADALAELAETLMARAAALVAGEGGLKALKAATATAEASYRTLATVLGAARRAAAARLDTAVAAELAPLKLDAARFRTVVAPADAGPDGAERVEFEISTNPGAPFAPLIKIASGGELSRFVLALKVALAATGSAGTIIFDEIDRGVGGAVASAIGDRLARLAEATQVLVVTHSPQVAARGAHQWRIAKAVADGVTRTAVVPLSAAERREEIARMLSGADVTDEARAQAGKLLAR
- the rpmF gene encoding 50S ribosomal protein L32; this encodes MAVPKRKTSPSKRNMRRSHHALTPVISQECPNCGELKLPHNLCNSCGHYNGREVVEIQA
- the plsX gene encoding phosphate acyltransferase PlsX yields the protein MTSGASTPAIIPVTAPVIALDVMGGDAGLADVMAAADVASERYPRLRFRLHGPEARIKAELARCPRLSTATIVHTDEVVLGTDKPSQALRRGRTSSMGMAIDSVKQGAAHAAVSAGNTGALMAMSLFALRTMPGIDRPALAALLPTLKNDSVVLDLGANTECDAENLVQFAVMGAAFARTVLGLEKPRVALLNIGEEELKGTDEIRDAAALLRGAALPMTFEGFVEGDKIGQGNVDVIVTDGFSGNIALKTAEGTGKLVVGLLTRAFQSSWLTQLGYLLSRGALRALRAHLDPNAHNGAVFLGLNGIIVKSHGSANVLGIANAIGVAHDLIVGNVGDRILQDLANFQAHRPAVADDAADAAETVGKA
- a CDS encoding beta-ketoacyl-ACP synthase III, which gives rise to MIRARIIGTGSYLPADVVSNAALAARVDTSDEWIVERTGIRQRHIAAEGEFTSDLGVAAARRALANAGLDAADIDLIIVATATPDQTFPACATVIQHKLGMVHGVAFDIAAVCSGFLYALSVADALITSGAHRAALVIGAETFSRLLDWEDRTTCVLFGDGAGAVVLRAETGTGANTDRGILAHRLHSDGRYNDLLFVDGGPGSTGTTGKLRMKGKEVFRHAVTNLAGVVAETLDTIGLSASDVAWIIPHQANLRILEGTARKLGLPMDRVVVTVDRHANTSAASVPLALDTAVGDGRIQPGDLLLLEAMGGGFTWGAAAVRW
- a CDS encoding integration host factor subunit alpha, giving the protein MVNDISGNSWGDIMNRIEATSLTRADLASAVQSQIGLSRAESAQLVETVLDEISDVLVAGDNVKISSFGSFVLRNKGLRVGRNPKTGVEVPIEPRTVLTFRPSQILRDEINRHAEPGA